A region from the candidate division WOR-3 bacterium genome encodes:
- a CDS encoding DUF4340 domain-containing protein: MIEKHIRILGTTFLILFVLVIFTESPFFKKARMPKEIEVSGEFKEENIGKIVLSRENQNLELRKINGLWTVAKDTLIKTADKEKINRLIENLGSLKGKVIGKSESEFPSYEVDDKKGTFVSIFDTGGKKLFEIIVGKNGPDYLTNFVRIPGKKEVILVEKSIKPHVSNLDIEAWRNRKVTDFKPEDVERVEYIDKEQRFMFYREGDKWILDSPEINAVQGKIQNYIRMLSSIYSMGFIDSINVKEYSSKEPFLSLNITLKNGEKQGFKVIEKLDENKYVVKREGDDFTLYTLAKNFVETSLKKNRDWFTYEGEKEEVKKIEEVKKQETKKKK; this comes from the coding sequence TGTTATTTTTACTGAAAGTCCTTTTTTTAAAAAGGCAAGAATGCCTAAGGAAATTGAAGTTTCAGGAGAATTTAAAGAAGAAAATATAGGTAAAATTGTTTTAAGTAGGGAAAATCAAAATCTCGAATTAAGAAAAATAAATGGATTATGGACAGTTGCTAAAGACACATTGATAAAAACTGCTGATAAGGAAAAAATTAATCGTCTTATAGAGAATTTGGGTTCTCTTAAAGGAAAAGTTATTGGAAAAAGTGAATCAGAGTTTCCTTCTTACGAGGTTGACGATAAAAAGGGAACATTTGTAAGTATTTTTGATACAGGGGGTAAAAAATTATTTGAAATTATAGTTGGTAAAAATGGTCCTGATTATTTAACAAACTTTGTAAGAATTCCAGGAAAAAAAGAAGTTATTCTTGTTGAAAAATCAATTAAACCTCATGTGTCAAATCTTGATATTGAGGCTTGGAGAAACAGAAAGGTAACAGATTTTAAACCAGAGGATGTAGAAAGGGTTGAGTATATAGATAAAGAGCAGAGATTTATGTTTTATAGGGAAGGTGATAAATGGATTCTTGATTCCCCTGAAATTAATGCAGTTCAAGGTAAAATCCAGAACTACATAAGAATGCTAAGTTCTATTTATTCAATGGGTTTTATAGATTCAATTAATGTTAAAGAATATTCATCAAAAGAGCCTTTTTTATCTCTTAATATCACATTAAAAAATGGAGAAAAACAGGGCTTTAAAGTTATAGAGAAACTTGATGAGAATAAATATGTTGTGAAAAGGGAGGGTGACGATTTTACTCTGTATACTCTTGCTAAAAACTTTGTGGAAACATCTTTAAAAAAGAATAGAGATTGGTTTACTTATGAAGGAGAAAAAGAAGAAGTTAAAAAAATAGAGGAAGTTAAAAAGCAAGA